The following nucleotide sequence is from Devosia salina.
GGGGACTGGCGGCTATACCAGCAGCGTGGCCAACGGTGTCTCCTCTGACGGGAGCGTCATTGTTGGCGAGGTCTCAGGCGCTGGGCAGAACGTGGCCTTCGCCTGGACCGAGGCGACCGGCATGCAGCTCCTGGGCTGGATGGCCGGCGGGGCGCCGAGCACCAGGGCCACCGACGTTTCCGATACCGGCATTCTGGTGGGCAATAGCCGCATGGCCGGTGGCGACTACCAGGCCTTCTACAAGGACCTTGGTTCGGTCGATGGCTTGCAGGGGCTGGGCTATTTCGGCGGAGGAGACTACAGCCGCGCCGAGGCGATCACCAATGACGCCAATTTCATCGTTGGCGAAGCAACCGATAGTGGCAATGTCGGCCATGCCGTCCGCTGGACCTGGGAGGGTGCAGCCTATGGCAGCGCCATGGCGCTCGATGGCGGGACCGGTTGGATCTATTCGGAGGCGACCGACATCGCCGCCGATGGGGCGACGGTGGTCGGCCAATATATCCTGGTGGACGAGGCGGACGGAACCGTTGCGTTCCGCTGGACCGAGGCATCTGGTGCCCAGTCGCTCGACGCATGGCTGGCAGAGAGCGGCGTCGTGGTCGGAGGCTGGATCCTGCGCGAAGCTACGGCGATCAGCGATGACGGCTCCACCATCGTGGGCTGGGGAGAAGCCGGCGCGGGTCAATACCAAGCCTTCCTGGCGCGCGCAGGGGTTCTTTTCGGCACGACCGACTACGCCCATTCGGTGGCCTCGCTCCAGGAAGTGGCCCGTCTGCCATCGGCCATCGCCACTGGGCGTTTGCTCCATTCCTTGCCCGCAGCCTCCGGCATGCCGGGCCTGAGTGCCTCTTTCGATTTCGAGCATGTCCAGGGCAGTTCCTCCAATCTTGGCGGCGGCATGCTGACCTGGCGCCAGCCGGGCTGGGCCATTACTGGCGGCGGCGGGGCGATGCTCATGGCATCGTCACCCCTCTACGGGGGCGGCAGCGCCACCTATTCGGGCGCCTGGCTCGGTGGCGGAGCGGCGGTCGATCTGGGCACGGCCTTCGCAGTACCCGCCCTGGACGGTCTCGAATTGAGTGTCGGTGCCCGCGCCGACATGCTCCAGGCCACGATCAACCGCAACTATCTCAACGGCTCGGCCATCGAGACCGCGATCGGCCAGACCGGCATCTCCACCTTGACCGGCGCCATCCGCGCCAGCTGGAACCGACCGCTTGGCGACACTCTGGCGGTAACGCCCTATGCCCAGTGGCTGGTCGGCCGCAGCACCATGGCTGGCTATCGCGAGACCGGTGGCGCTGGCGCTGGCACCGTGTCTGAGCAGGTCAACACGACGAACCTTGTCACCGCCGGGATCGAGGCTGATCTGAAAGTCTCCTCCAAAGTCACGATCGGCGTGAGCTACGCGCTCAACCATCTCCTGGATGGTTCGGTCGGCGGCGTCAGTGTCGCAATGCCGGGTTTCGCCAGCTTTGCCGCTCCCGCCGCCAGCCATGAATCCACCTGGCACAGTATTGGCGTCGATCTCGAATGGGCCCCCACCGACCGGCTGCGCCTGAACACTTATGCGTCGGCCAATCTGGGTGGGACCTATGCCGAGAACTGGACGATCGGCACCGGCCTGCAGGTGGGGTTCTAGGACATGACCACCCCTGCTCGAACTCTCCTCGGATGGAGTGCATGGCTACTCCTGACCACCTATGCCGCCGCCGAAACACCCCAGGACCTCTGGCAACAGATTGCCCTGCTTCCGGCCAAGGCCGAGACGGCCAAATGCGATGCCTGGGATGGCATAACATCGCATATCGAGCAGGCGGGCGCTGCAGCCATGCTCGAGAGCCAGCACGCGATGAGTCGGGTTGCGCCGATGGCTGCCGTCAGCGATGCGCAGAGCGCTGCCATCGAAACTCTTCTCGACTATGACCTGCAGGCCTGCGCCGTCGACCTGGAAATCACCGTTCGCAGTCTGGTGGACACCACCAACGCCGAGCTGCAATCGGCCATGGCCTATTTGTCAGACCGCCGGATTGCCGCCTTGGACCAATGCGGAAGCGAACAGGCTCCAGGCTATGAGGCGTGCTACTCCCGCACCATGATCGAATATCAGGCGCTGGCCCGCGATGAAGCGAACCACAGGCTCGACGCCCTGGGGGAGGCGTTTGCATCCTGGCGCGACGCCGCTGCGGACTGCCTGCGCCGGCGTGAGGACGCCGTCATGGCCTTCGAGCGTGCCGAAGTGGGTGGTCCGTTCGCGGCGCAGGGCATCACCATGCGCGCCATGAGCTGGTCGCTCGTTCACCTGCATGCCGAAACGGCCAGATCCCTGTGTGTCTCCATCTTCGACGCAGCGCACGCCCTTGATGTGACACCGTAACCAAGGGGCTTGCTGACCATTCCCATACCGCCCAAAGGCCCCGGAAGCGCGCGCTCCGGGGCTTGTTCGGTTGTGAGGTCGGCGACCCACCTTCACCGATCGCGCTTGATGACCCATAGAATTTCCACTTACATGCAACACGAACGAGATCGTTCGGCACAAGGAGCCCTGGGCCGCAATGGCGTTTCGCCCATATGCCAGAGGCCGGGATATTCCAGGCTATCCCGCATGATTTCGGATCAGCCTGCGCGAGACATCGTCCTACCGCGCACCAAGGTGCATCCGCCCGCCTTGAGGATGGCTCAGATCGGCCGGCCGCACCTGGAGGCCAGGCTGGGCGCCGCCCTCCGCCGTCACAAGCTCGTCCTTGTCTCCGCGCCCGCAGGCTTTGGAAAGACCACCACCATTGTGCGCGCACTCGAGCATCTGTCCCCGGCTGCGCAATCATTCTGGATTTCCATCGACGAAGAGGACGACCTGGCCCGTCTGCTCTGCGCGCTCGAACTGGCCTTGGAATCTGCCGACATCCCTTGGCGAACATCGGTCCAGGGCCTGCTGGAAGTCGCGCGCCAGGGCGAAGCGGGTCCCATGCAGGTCGCGGATCTGGTGGCCGATGCGCTCGCAGCCAGCGAGATCGGTCACGGCATCATAGTCCTGGACGACGCCCACCGACTGCGCGATCCAGCCGCGTTCGACTGGCTGGGGCGGCTTGTCGAACGACTGCCGGAAGGCTGGGCTATTCTCCTTTCGTCTCGCGAACGCCCTCCCCTCGCCTTGCCCCGGCTGCGCGTAAGCGGCGCTCTGGCCGAGTTCGGGGCCGACGACCTTCGCTTCACCTTCGATGACTTCATGCTGCTTGCGAAAGCGCATGCCCAGGACAGCGATGAGAAAGACCTGCGGCCCGTTTGGTCGAAGATGGCGGGTTGGCCGGCAGGCTGCGAACTTGCGCTTCAAGCAGGCATTGCGGGTACCGACCTTGCAGGCGCCGATGACATCGCCTTTGACTTCCTCACAAGCGAAATTCTCGGGCACTTGCCTGCGGAACTGGTGGCGTTCCTCACCGAGTGCTCGATCCTGGTCGAATTGAGTGAGCCCGTCTGCAGGGCCGTGACTGGCAGGCCCGATGCGGGCGAGCTGCTGGAGGAAATCGTCCGTCGAGGCCTTTTTGCGAGCGAGCTGGACGCCTCCGGCCTGGTGCTGCGGCTGCACGACCTGTTCCGCGACTATCTCTTCGCGCGGTTGCGACGAATGTCCACCGCTGCACAGATCGAGGCGATGCTCGCCCGGGCGGCAGCCGAAGAGACCAACCCGGAACGCCGGATTGGCTACCTGGTGAGGGCCGGGCAGTTCGCCCAGGCCGAAGCCGAACTATCGGCTCTGTCCAAAACTCTGCTGCCCCAGGGCGAAATCGAGCGCATGAGCCGCTTGGTCCACATGTTGCCTGCGGCCTTTGTCAGCCAGTCGGTCGAGCTGTCCTACATGCTGGGCCTGTGTGAATCGTGCTACCCGCGCTGGCAACAGGCCGGCATCCACCTGGCCAACGCCGCCAGGCTCTTCGCAGAGGCCGGCGCCACCGAGCGCCGCCAGCGCGCACGCGCCTATGAACTGGTCGCCAGATTTGGCGAGGCGCGAACGGCAGAAGCCATGACCTTGCTGGCCGAACTTGAGGGGGAGCCCCTGGATGTTGGCAGCCGGGCACTCTGCGCCTTGGCTGGCTACCTGCTCTCGCGTGTCGGCGGCACCGTCGAACAGGAAATGAGCTATTTCGACCGCATGCTGGAAAGCCTGCTCGCCTGTAGCGACCCCCTGGTCTGGAGCCAGTGCGGGCTACATGTCTATCTGGGGCTGCAACAGGGCATGCGCTGGCGTGCCGAACGCTATGCAACGGGCGCGCTGTCCATTGCCGGCGATCTGGACGAGACCCTCCGGGACAGCGCCTTGAGCATGCGCACCTGGCACCTGCTTCTGTCCGGCGAATACAGGGAGGCGGCCGCAATTGTGGACGAGGTCGAGGGCAGTCAGGCCTGGCACAGCAAGCCCTATTCGGTCCGGGGCTCGATCCAGATTGCGCGCAGCGTCCTGGTCTATCTGCAGGGAGACGCCAACCTGCTGCGGGCGGCGGCCGACCGCTTCTTCGGCATATTCGAAGGACGCGAGGGTCTCTCCTGGGCCTATTGGCGCGGCCTGACCGCCCTGTTCTTCGGGAAATTGCATGCGGCGCTGGAGGATTGGGACGCTCTGGACCTTTGCCGCGCGCGCCTCGACGATGAGCTGCGCGTCTTGGACATGCCCTATCTCCGCCTCGGTCAAGCCTATCTCGATATGCTGCGTGGCCTGCGCGGCCTGCGGGACCGCGTGACCCCAGACCTGGAGTTGCGGATTGCTGCGGGCCCCATCCAGGGCGACTATCTGGCGCTTGAACCTGAACTTGCCGCGACCAGAGCCATCGCTCGGGCGCGGGTGCACGACTACGCAGCGGCCTGACAGATCCTTTGTGACCTGATTGAAGCGCTCACCGCGTCAGGTGAAATGTCGCGGCTCATGTTTCTGGGTGAGGCCAGGCTGAAGGAATTGGCCAACATCCCTTTTGCGGGTGGCAAGTTCGATGCGCAACGTCTTGCCTTGCTGTTGCTGGTCGACCGGCTGGTTGATGCCCGGCAGCGTCTCGGCGTGCAACCGAAGCAGGACAGTTTCGGCCTCAGCGCCCGCGAACTGGAAATTCTCGAGCGTCTGGCAGGGGGCGACAGCAACAAGGCCATCGCGCGGGACCTGCTGCTCTCCCCCCATACCGTCAAGCGGCATGTGGCCAATATTCTCGACAAGCTGGGCGTGCGTTCACGCGGCCAGGCCGCCGCGCTGTTTCGCAAGGCGCGGAGCGCGTAGAGCGCTTCACTGGTCCACCGGATGCTGGACAATATTGCCGCTGTCGTGAATGCAGACCATATCCAGCCGCTCCTCTCCGATGCTGGTGAATTTGTGCGGCACCGATGCTTCGACCACGAGGATGTCACCTGGACCAGCCACGACGTCCTGACCGCCGGCCTGAAATGCGGCCTGTCCACGCCGGACGATCCAGACCTCGGCATAGGGGTGCACATGCAGCCCCGGTCCGGAGCCGGGCTCCACCGAGACCGCAAAGAAGGAGGTATTGGCGCCATAGACGCCACCCTGGAACTTGATCGTCTTGTCCACCTGATCCTGCCGCGCGCGCAGCAGGTGCACGCCCCGCGGCAGGCTGGACAGACGTTGCGGGCAGGACGACCCGCACGAACATTCGGCGCGACACATGTCTGGTCCCTCGCTGCAAGGGCTCCGGCCTTGCTGGCCGGAACCCTGCAATATTGTCAGCCGCGCAGATCGCCCAGTTGGGTCCATTCACTGTGCGACACAAGGGGCCGAACCATGCCCTCCATCAGGCCGCCAAAGGCCTCCGGGGGCATGCCTTGCTTCATGCCGGCCAACGTCGCACGGCGGTCGCCCGGATGCATGGCCGACAGCATCGGCACCATGGACAGAGGCACCTCATCGGCCGGTATCGAGGTGACGATCCGGTGCTCGATTTCCATCAGCTCGGCATCGGTGAATGCGTGCTGCAGGGCCGTCTGGAGGATCGTCTCCTCCTCGTTCATGTGCTCGAAGTCATGGGCCATGAACAGCGCGAACCGGCGATAAAGGGCACGCGCCGCCGCAGCACGTTCGCCCTTGTCGGCCCTGGCGAGTGCCGCGATCAGGTGCTCGATCTCGGCAAAGCTCTGCTCGTGCTCCACATGCCCCTCTTCGGCAATCTCGGATGCGCCCGGGCTCCGGGCCTCGAGCGCGGTATGAATGTGTTCGTTCTCGTGATGCAGATGCCCGTGGCACAGCACCATGTGCTTGCGCATGGATGCGACAACGGCGTCGCGGGCGGCGTCATTCTCGATATCGAAGCTGCTCAATTGCATGAGTTGCTGGCAATGGGCGTAACGTATTCCCTTGTGAATGGCGGAATACATGTCGTAGCGCGGCTGTGTGGCCCCGTTCATGGTCGATCCTCTCAAATGCTGGTGTTCCGGTCGGCTCAAGACCACGCCGACGCAACTGGAGAGGCTGATACTGAAAAGTCCCGCCCCGCGTCATGGCCCGAAGGAGCCACGGCGCGGGGAAAAGTCTCTCAGAGACCCTTTGGACAGCCTAGCCCATGAACAGCCCGAGACGCCGGTTCTGGCTTCTTGCGGACTGCGCGAGGACCAGAGCGAGCAGGCCCAGCAGGAGAATTTCTGCCACAGGGCTGGCGAGCCAGATTCCCGTCTCCCCCAGCACCATGGGAAGCAGCGCTGTCGATGGCAGGACCAGCAGATAGGTGCGTCCGAGTCCCAGCAGTGCCGTTCGCCTGGCGTCGCCAATCGCCTGGAAGTAGTTGACCAGCATCACCTGCGGCCCTGTCAGACAGTAGGCAGCCGTCATCAGCGGCAGGATGCGGGCCACGATCGCTACCACCTCCGGGTCATCGGTGAAGAGCGCACCCCATTCGTCGCGGAATATCCAGGCCGCCGACTGCACGGCAAGGCCGAAGGCGAAGGCCACGATCAGCGCCAGGCGCAGCGCCGCGTCCGAGCGGTCGGGCCGCCCTGCCCCAATATTGTTTCCCACGATGGCCTGCAAAGCCTGCCCAAGTCCCATCAAGACCAGGAATGACAGCGACAGGATGCGATTGACCGCACCATAGGCCGCCACGGTCGCATCATAGGCGCCTGCCCCATGGGTCTGGATCATCACGATCACCAGCCCGGTGATCAACGACAGGCCCACAAAAGCCAGGCTTTGCGGCGCACCGAGCGACAGACATCGCGCCCACCCGAAGCCGAGTTGCCCAAACGCGAACTGCTGCAGCCCCAGCGGCCCCTTATCCCTGAGCCGGAGCCCGAGAACGACCATCAGCGCAACAGCCTGTGCCACCACGGTCCCCAGGGCCGATCCGGCGACGCCCAGCCCAAGCAGGCCGATAAAGACGAAGTTGAGCCCGATATTGCCCAGCGACACGCCAAGGCTCAGCCCCGCCATCAACCCGATCCTGCCTTCGACGCGCAACGCATCGGAGTTCAACCCCAACAGCATGGCCACCGGCGCACAGACCACCGTGATCAGCAGATAGACATGGGCCATTTCGGCGAGGTCGGCACGTCCATTGGCAGCAAGGGCCACCATGTCCTGCCCGAGGAGGAGAAAGATCGCGATGGCCGCCCCGCAGATGAGCAGGCCCAGCCCATGCGCCCCGGCAAAGATGGCGCGGGCACCCTCCTGGTCGCCCGCCCCCAGCCGCCGGGCCAGAATGCTGGCCATGCCCGACGAGACCATGGTCCCCAGCGCCATCAGCAGCATGACCAGGGGAAAGATGACCGTGACCGCCCCTAGCGCTTCCGGGCCGACATAGAGACCCAGAAAGATGGCATCGGTGACGGTGAGCAGACCGTTGGTCGCCATGACCACCACGATGGGAATCGCGGTCATGGCAAAGACCCGGCCGATGGGTCCGGTGGTAAATCGATTGGAAGTCATTGAAATCGACATGACATAGTCCTTCGCGTCCCGGCGCGCAGGGCGGCCCGGACGTCTTTCGAGTTCTGGAAAACGTGAAAGCATGCGGCGCAGGTGGAAAGCGCCGGCAAACAATGAGGCTAGCTGTCTGGAATGGTCGTATTCATACCGTCATCTCCTGATCGACGCGTATCGGATTTTTGGAGATGGGGCCCACACTGCCATCGCACCGAACACGCGGGATTGCCACGATCGGGATGCGGAAAGACCAGAACTTCACCAGGACTTGCGTCTGCGGGCGGCCGGCGTCTGGAGCCGGCAGTCTGGATACGCTCGCGCGGGACTGGCGTCAAGTCAAAGCGTCCGGCCAAGACAAGGATCGCCGCAATAATGCGCAGCGGTGCACGACCACCGCTCTGCTGGCGGATGAAGACACCGGCCCAGCCTTACTCAACGCAGTGGTGACCGAGCCGCCGCCGTACCCACCCTGAGGCTTGGGCGGGCCGAAACTGACGGCCGGTGGTCACCCGATCCGGCAAGGACAATAGCCAACACCTCGCACGGGTGAGACGCAAATTTTGGTTTCATTCACTGGCTTGTCCGGCGCCGGACGTGACGTCATCCGCGAGGCGAAGCAGTGGCACCAGCGTCTCGGCGGCGAAGGCCTCCACGCCTTGGCGGCCGAGATGATCGCTGTCGAAGTAGAAACGAGCATCCTGCAACTGGCCGGAGAAGTCCAACAGCCTCAGCCCGCGAGCGGCGAGCCGGTCCTCAAGTGCCGCATCGAAATCGACCTCTCCTGGAATTCGATCCGAAAAGGTCCGCGGCAGGGGCAGTTTGACCACGAGCACCCTCATGCCGGCACTCTCCGCCCGCTCGATCAGGCCGGTGAACACATCTAGATAGTGCTCCAGCACCGCCGGTTCCCCAGCGCCTTGGGGATAAAGATAGGCGATGCGATCCGCGGCGGCCGTTTGCGATGGCCGATAGCGGCGGTCGAACAGGCTGGCGGATTCCCACAAGTCGATGGAGAAGCGGCCCCGATTGTTGATCTTGGGAAAGCCGGTGACATAGGCCAGCGGCGTCTCCGGTGGCAGCTCGCCCTTGATGCTCTCGGCAAGCAACCTGCGCGCAACGCCCGGATCGAACGGCGTGCGTGCCAGAAGTTCCGCATCGGCCAGGCGGCCCTCGTTCCATTGCGCGCTCCTGAAGGCAAAGGAATCGACCACATAGACAAGCCCGGAGGCCGAGTGGTCGCGGGCAAATCGCTCCAGCACGACGTCATTATAGAGCGGTCCAACGCCCTGCAGGGCAAGGTTGAGAATGCTCACTCCAGCGGCCATTTCAATTTTGGCCTCTGCATCATCGAAGGCAAGGGGCATGGCATGCGACGCCCCCAGGATCAGCCAGTCATAGTGCGTCCTGTCTGCGGTCGCGATCTTGAAGAAGGGATTGTCGTGCCCGTTGCGATAGACAAGGACCTCCGCGAGCGCGCAGAGCGCGAGATAGAGTCCCAGTCCGATCATCAGGAATTGCAGGATGGTGCGGCCTCGGGGCGGCGGGATGGCAATGGCTTCGTCCATGCTTTCCATCGCTAGAACTGCATGTAGATGAAGCGGGCGCCCTGCCAGCTACCGACCACCACGATGGCGCCCAGGACACAATAGTAGAGCCCCCAGCGCCAGGGCCGGGGCCAGGCGATGAGGCGGTGGGCGAGCGGCCGCTTCTCATCGAGTGTTTCCACGCCCATCAGGATGGCGATGAGGGTGACGCCGAGCACATGGTCGCCCGAAAAGGGGTAGTGGCGGATCACCGAAGGCAGGTCCGGGATAGCGACCGCGATGCGCTGCAGAACCAGCACGGCCTCCCCCACGGAGGTGGCGCGAAAGAACACCCAGGATACCAGGATGAGATGAAAGGTCAGAAGCATGGAGAACAGGTCGCTCACCCAGTTCGGGACCAGCCTGGGGCCGGCCAGCTTTGCGGCCAGGGTCGACAATCCCATCTGCCCCCATTGATAGAGACCGTTCAGCAGTCCCCAGATCAGGAAACTCCACCCCAGCCCATAGCCAAGCCCGGCATGCCAGAGCCCGCTGATCAGGAAGACCACCATGACGTTGATGTAAGTCCGGCCGACGCCAGCCCGGCTGCCGCCCAACGGTATATAGAGATAGTCGCGGAACCAGCGCCCCAACGTGATATGCCAGCGCTGCGACCAGAATTCGGAGACCGAGCGCGAGAGATAGGGGCGACGGAAATTGACGGGCAGCTCGATGCCGAACAGGCGAGAGATGCCGATCGCCATGTCGGCGATGCCTGAAAAATCGCAATAGATCTGGAAGGCAAAAAAATAGACCGCAATCAGCAGCTCAAGCGGCGCCGCATATGGGGCGATCGCAAAGGCATTGTCGACGACGGGCGCCAAATTGTCTGCAATAACGACCTTCTTGAACAGGCCCCAGAACACGAGCTGCAGCGCACCGACCATCTTGGCCGGGTCAGCGCGCAAAGCGTTCCTGGTCTGGTCCAGAAAGGGTTTGGCGCGGGCTATGGGCCCTACCAGCACCTTGGGAAACCAGGCCATGAAGAGCCCGAATTGTCCCGCATTCCGCTCCGCCTGCAGCACCCGGCGATAGACATCGATCAGATATGCTGCGGCAGCGAAGGTGTAGAACGAATAGCCTGCGGGAGCCGCGATCCCGAGTGTGGGCCAGGCGCTGACCCAGTGCTCGGGCAGTTCGGCCCTAATGAAGTCGTGGAACTTGAAGGCCGCCAGTGAACCGATCAGGCCCATCAGGGCGCTCGCGAGCAGCCATCCGCGCACGTGGGCGCTACGGCTGTGTCCCAGCGCCAGGCCAAACAGATAGGCCCAGACAGTTGCTCCGCCAAGGAACACTAGATTGCCCGGCTGTCCCCAGCCATAGAACACAAGGGAGGCGGCAAGCAGCCATAGCCACCGCCACCCAGGAAGAAGTGCAGCGGCCCCGGCCAGAACCACAGGCAGGAACAGAGCGAACGTCAGCGAATTGAACAGCATCGCCTTGCCCGCCCGGCCTGATCAATAGGACGCACCGCCCGCTCGCAATTCGGGGGGCACCTCTTCGATCGGAATGCCGGCATTGACCACCAGATAGTCGGCCAGCGCCTCCCGCTGCTCCGGGGTGAGGTCAATTTCGACGTGGCTGGGCTTGTTCATCGTGCCTAGCCAGGCCTCCCTTGCCCGCGACTGGGTGATCACCACAGTCACGATGTGACATGACTGGCAGTAGCGCAACGTCATGTCACGCCCGTCCATGGGCAAGGCCTCGGCGGTCATTTCGGTTCCGATCGGTGCGTTATAGAACAGATAGTCCGCCAGCGTTTGTCGTTGGTAGTCGTCCAGCGCCGCCACGGCGGGAACACTGGCCATCGATTCATCGAGGAAGGCCAGCCATTCCTGGCTGCTCTTTTCCCCGGTGGTGATCTCGTTGAGGGCGATATCGGGCAGGCCGGCCTCGACCAGACCCGAGAGCAACGTCCTGCCGCCGTCCGGAATGAACGAGAAGACATCGTCGTTCTGCGACAGCGAAAGCGACGTCAATCCGAAGACGATGCCCAAGGCAAGCGCTGCAGTCAAACTCGGCCTCATTCGAACCTCCTTGGTGTGCGTCGTCAGAAGCGCAATTCGGGCGGCACATCCTCGTATTTCATCGGCATGTTGGCTGCCGAGTAGAGAGAGAAGGTCTCCCGCTCTTTCTCGTCCATCTTGATTTCGCGATGGAAGGGCGACAGGAATACGTTGCGCCAGCCCTGTAGGTCCCGGTCGTGCATCAGGTAGCCAGAGAAAATGGAATGACAGTACTGGCAGTTCGCCACAGCCAGTTCCTTGCCATCGGCGGGTAATAGCGACACCGGGTCCTCAGCGCTTGCGAGAGCGTCCAGATCCCCTGCGAAGGGAAAGTTGACGCTGAGATATCCGGCCAGTGTGACCCTCTCGGTTTCGCTGAGGTCGGTATCCTGCCCAAGAATGGTCTCCCAGCTTGCCTGGTCGTGACCCTCCGCGGACAGCTTCACCAGCTCGGCGGGGTTTCCGGCAAACAATTGCCGCAACAATCCTCTCCCGCCATCGGGCATGAACTCGAAGCCGGCCTGCGCCAGAACCGGCCCGGCCAGAAGCAGGGCCAGCATGGCAACGAGCGGGGAGCGGTAGGCCTTGCTCATCGCGGCGGCTCCGGTTCTGCTGGATCCGCCCGCTTGAGCAGCTGCGTATAATCAAACACCGGCACCTTGAGAAAGCGGTCGGCTCGCTCCTCCGGGAACCCGGCGCCCCGCAACAGGTCCAACATCGTCGCCGTGACATCATCGTAGAACTGCTCGCGGCAGGTGCGGCACTCCAGGGCCGGGAGACCCTCAATGATGACCAGGCGTTCGCCCTGCCAGAGAGCGGAACGAACGCTGGTGAGGCCAACCGCAACGCTGCCGCATTGCGGGCACTGGGCTTCTTCGGTCCTGGACAGATGGTCCTGCGGCCTGTCTTGATAGTTCATGACGCGTCTCTCCCCGAT
It contains:
- a CDS encoding YgiT-type zinc finger protein; the encoded protein is MNYQDRPQDHLSRTEEAQCPQCGSVAVGLTSVRSALWQGERLVIIEGLPALECRTCREQFYDDVTATMLDLLRGAGFPEERADRFLKVPVFDYTQLLKRADPAEPEPPR
- a CDS encoding MBOAT family O-acyltransferase; the protein is MLFNSLTFALFLPVVLAGAAALLPGWRWLWLLAASLVFYGWGQPGNLVFLGGATVWAYLFGLALGHSRSAHVRGWLLASALMGLIGSLAAFKFHDFIRAELPEHWVSAWPTLGIAAPAGYSFYTFAAAAYLIDVYRRVLQAERNAGQFGLFMAWFPKVLVGPIARAKPFLDQTRNALRADPAKMVGALQLVFWGLFKKVVIADNLAPVVDNAFAIAPYAAPLELLIAVYFFAFQIYCDFSGIADMAIGISRLFGIELPVNFRRPYLSRSVSEFWSQRWHITLGRWFRDYLYIPLGGSRAGVGRTYINVMVVFLISGLWHAGLGYGLGWSFLIWGLLNGLYQWGQMGLSTLAAKLAGPRLVPNWVSDLFSMLLTFHLILVSWVFFRATSVGEAVLVLQRIAVAIPDLPSVIRHYPFSGDHVLGVTLIAILMGVETLDEKRPLAHRLIAWPRPWRWGLYYCVLGAIVVVGSWQGARFIYMQF
- a CDS encoding MATE family efflux transporter, which translates into the protein MSISMTSNRFTTGPIGRVFAMTAIPIVVVMATNGLLTVTDAIFLGLYVGPEALGAVTVIFPLVMLLMALGTMVSSGMASILARRLGAGDQEGARAIFAGAHGLGLLICGAAIAIFLLLGQDMVALAANGRADLAEMAHVYLLITVVCAPVAMLLGLNSDALRVEGRIGLMAGLSLGVSLGNIGLNFVFIGLLGLGVAGSALGTVVAQAVALMVVLGLRLRDKGPLGLQQFAFGQLGFGWARCLSLGAPQSLAFVGLSLITGLVIVMIQTHGAGAYDATVAAYGAVNRILSLSFLVLMGLGQALQAIVGNNIGAGRPDRSDAALRLALIVAFAFGLAVQSAAWIFRDEWGALFTDDPEVVAIVARILPLMTAAYCLTGPQVMLVNYFQAIGDARRTALLGLGRTYLLVLPSTALLPMVLGETGIWLASPVAEILLLGLLALVLAQSARSQNRRLGLFMG
- a CDS encoding cupin domain-containing protein; this translates as MCRAECSCGSSCPQRLSSLPRGVHLLRARQDQVDKTIKFQGGVYGANTSFFAVSVEPGSGPGLHVHPYAEVWIVRRGQAAFQAGGQDVVAGPGDILVVEASVPHKFTSIGEERLDMVCIHDSGNIVQHPVDQ
- a CDS encoding AAA family ATPase, with product MISDQPARDIVLPRTKVHPPALRMAQIGRPHLEARLGAALRRHKLVLVSAPAGFGKTTTIVRALEHLSPAAQSFWISIDEEDDLARLLCALELALESADIPWRTSVQGLLEVARQGEAGPMQVADLVADALAASEIGHGIIVLDDAHRLRDPAAFDWLGRLVERLPEGWAILLSSRERPPLALPRLRVSGALAEFGADDLRFTFDDFMLLAKAHAQDSDEKDLRPVWSKMAGWPAGCELALQAGIAGTDLAGADDIAFDFLTSEILGHLPAELVAFLTECSILVELSEPVCRAVTGRPDAGELLEEIVRRGLFASELDASGLVLRLHDLFRDYLFARLRRMSTAAQIEAMLARAAAEETNPERRIGYLVRAGQFAQAEAELSALSKTLLPQGEIERMSRLVHMLPAAFVSQSVELSYMLGLCESCYPRWQQAGIHLANAARLFAEAGATERRQRARAYELVARFGEARTAEAMTLLAELEGEPLDVGSRALCALAGYLLSRVGGTVEQEMSYFDRMLESLLACSDPLVWSQCGLHVYLGLQQGMRWRAERYATGALSIAGDLDETLRDSALSMRTWHLLLSGEYREAAAIVDEVEGSQAWHSKPYSVRGSIQIARSVLVYLQGDANLLRAAADRFFGIFEGREGLSWAYWRGLTALFFGKLHAALEDWDALDLCRARLDDELRVLDMPYLRLGQAYLDMLRGLRGLRDRVTPDLELRIAAGPIQGDYLALEPELAATRAIARARVHDYAAA
- a CDS encoding response regulator transcription factor — its product is MSRLMFLGEARLKELANIPFAGGKFDAQRLALLLLVDRLVDARQRLGVQPKQDSFGLSARELEILERLAGGDSNKAIARDLLLSPHTVKRHVANILDKLGVRSRGQAAALFRKARSA